AGCCCCAAGGCGGCCATCTTCTGCTTGTCCAGCGCCTCGATGAGCGAGCGTTCGCGGGCGAGGGCCGCGTCGTATTCGCTCTTCAGCGAGGCGACCACCTGCTGCGCTTCCAGACGCATCCGCGAGCGCAGATTGCTCAGCTCGGCCTTGATGGCCTTGATCTGGGGATGGTTCGGCCCCTTTTTCTGTGAGAGTTCCGAAAGAGTCTTGACCAGCTCGACTTCGCTTTCCTTGATGGACTGGATGAAGTCGTTGTTCAGCACTTCGGGAATGGCTTCGATGGGCGTGCCCTTTTCGAGCGCCAGCCGGGTCTGCTCGTAGCGGGTCTGGGCTTCGACGCGCAGGCCCTGGACCTCGATGACCTGGGTGTTGATCTCCGCGAGCTTCTGGGCCGTGACGTTTTCCTCGTCCTCGGTGAAGTCGGTGATGATGTCGTGCTTTTCGCGGAAGGCCTGAAAGCGTTTCTGGGCCTCGTCCACCTTGTCGCGTTCTTCCTGGATGCGCTGGTTCAGCCAGTTCACGGCGTCGTTGACCGCTTCGAGCTGCACGCCGAGGTTATGGTCGATGTAGGCCCGGGCAAAGGCGTTGGCGATGTCCGCCGCGGCCTTGGGATCCTTGGCCACGAAGCCGATGTCCACGATGCGGCTGTTGCGGATCGGGGACACGTCCAGGTTGTCCTCCATGGCTTCCAGCAGGTCTTCTTCCACCCGCGCGAGCCTGGCCGCTGTCTTTTCCGCCTCGGTCATGCTGAAGTTGAAGAAATCCCTGATCTTGGAGAAGTCCACGAGCTTGTCCGGAAAGAACTCCTCGCTGTGGTAGAGGTCGAGCTGCCGGGCCACCTGCCGGGCCACGGACCGGCTGCGGATGATCTCGTACTGGGTCTGGTAGTAGTCGCTCGAACTTCCTTCCACGGACATGATCTCCTCGAAGGAGACCACGTTGGGGTTGTCCTTCTCGATGACGATGCGCGTCACGGCCTTGTAGACCGGGGTCATGGCGAAGGAGAGGAAGGTCACGACGACCACGACGAAGAGCGTGGTGATCGCGATGAGCCTGCGGCGTTTCCGCAGGACGAGGAAATGCTCAAGAATATTGAAATCGTTGAATACTTCTGTGCTCATGGACTATCTTCTGCTCGTGTAGGAGGCCGGAACGAGGATGATGTCGTTGGGCCGGATGAAGATGTCGCCGCCGTCGTAGCCCTTTTCCGCGATGTCGCCGACGCGGACCCGCAGCACCTCCTGCTTGCCGTCCTGCAGGCGCACGATGGTGGAGCGGTTCGGCTCGGCCTTGTAGGTGTAGCCCCCGGCCATGCCGATGGCTTCCACGATGGTGATCCGGCGCTCGGGCTCCTCGAGCACGTATTCTCCGGGCGTGTTGACCTGGCCGAGCACGAAGATCTTGTCCGGCTTGGGCACGTAGATGATGTCGTTGTCCTGGAGCGGGAAGTTGGCGTAGAGATCCTGCCCGGAAACCAGGCGGCGCACGTCGATGTCGATGGCCAGCCGCAGGCCGGGCTGGAAGGCGTCGGCGTTGCGGATCAGCGTGGCCTTGAAGATGTCGTGCGCGTCGCGTTGCTGGTAGGCGTTCTTGCGCGCCTCGGCCAGCACGTCGAGCAGCTTGACGGAACTGGTCAGAGGGTAGCGCCCCGGCGAGGGC
This sequence is a window from Paucidesulfovibrio longus DSM 6739. Protein-coding genes within it:
- a CDS encoding GumC family protein, with product MSTEVFNDFNILEHFLVLRKRRRLIAITTLFVVVVVTFLSFAMTPVYKAVTRIVIEKDNPNVVSFEEIMSVEGSSSDYYQTQYEIIRSRSVARQVARQLDLYHSEEFFPDKLVDFSKIRDFFNFSMTEAEKTAARLARVEEDLLEAMEDNLDVSPIRNSRIVDIGFVAKDPKAAADIANAFARAYIDHNLGVQLEAVNDAVNWLNQRIQEERDKVDEAQKRFQAFREKHDIITDFTEDEENVTAQKLAEINTQVIEVQGLRVEAQTRYEQTRLALEKGTPIEAIPEVLNNDFIQSIKESEVELVKTLSELSQKKGPNHPQIKAIKAELSNLRSRMRLEAQQVVASLKSEYDAALARERSLIEALDKQKMAALGLNKLSTEYNALKREVKTAEEMHDLLIKRFKEASLEESMNTGNIRIVDKAEVPQEIHRPKKLLNMALGLIFGLSLGVGLAFFAEYLDDTLKTPDDVKDVLKIPFLGHIPAFEIDPLLDGPEPLITITEPRSVCSEAYRGLRTSILFSKAEVAPKVIQVSSSSPGEGKSTTSANLAATFAQTGARTLLIDCDMRKPRLHRFFQQQAPQGLTNILTNIQGQKTVSFATEQENLFFCPAGPIPPNPTELLSSPRMAQFIEYVRQRYDRIIIDTPPVTAVADAVILAAQADGVILVCHAFETRRGPARNAIEKIRESGANILGAVLNNVDQTQGDYYYNHYYYYYYGDSSGDTERGGPKKTHYITRI